The genomic interval CGGCGACGAGCCAGCCACCTACGCAATACTTGGTGCGATCGCCGCAATTTTTGAAACCGTTTATTACGCGCTGGTTTTCTCGCTGAGCGGACTTCGTCCGGTTTCCGGCGGCTGGCTGGCGTTGCGGCTGGCTGGCGGGCTGATAACCGGCATCGTGGTTGTTCCGCTGATTGCTTTGTCTGTTGTTCAAATGCGGTCGTTAACTTCCCGTAACCGGAGACGCTTTATCTGATGCGCATTCGCCGTACAGACCGTTTTTTTGCGCCGCGCATCTATCTGCTGCTGGGCGGCATGCTCATCGCGTTTCTGGTGCTTTGGGTTTCACTTTGGCGTCTGCAGGTGGCAAAGGTTACACAGTTTGAAAGCCGTCAGAAAATTCAAAGCCTGCGGCGTGTACGACTGCCGGGCATCCGCGGAAAAATTTATGATCGCAACGGCCTCTGTTTGGCCGACAACCGTCCGGTCTATTCCATCGCGCTGTTTCTTGAAGATGTCCGCCGCGCCGGGTCGTGGTCCAATACCATCGATGGCGCCATGGAAGTGATTGGCACTGTGGCTCAGGTTACCGGCCTGACGCCGGCAATCGACCGGAACAGTATTTGGAAGCACATCCGCCTGCGCCTGCCGCTTCCGCTTGTGCTCTGGAGTGATATCGGCCCGAAGACAATCTCCCGTCTGGCAGAAATGGGGCATGACATTCCGGGCGTTGATATTTACACACAGGCCACCCGCGTTTATCCATACAGTCCGTACACTTCGCATCTGCTCGGTTATGTCGGCCGCGCCGATCCGGACACGATGAATGAAGAAGAGAGCTATTCTTATTATCTGCCCGACATGAGCGGTCGTTCCGGCCTTGAAAAACTTTTTGATCCCTTCCTGCGCGGCGAAGCAGGCGGCATGCTGGTGCAAATTGACGTGTCCGGTTACCGGCACGGTGAGCTGGCACATCGAGCACCGACTCCCGGCGGCGATTTGCGTCTGACGCTGGATGTGGAAGTGCAAATGCTGGCGCACAAGGCGCTCGGCGAACATCGCGGTGCCGTGGTGGTGCTGGATCCGAACAACGGCGATGTTCTGGCTATGCTCAGCGCACCGGGGTTTGATGCCAACCGGTTTGTGCCGTACATCAGCGCAGCGGACTGGCAGACGCTGAATGGCGATAAAGCCAAACCGTTACTGAACCGCGCAGTCGCCGGTGTTTATCCGCCGGGCAGCACCTTTAAACCGCTGGTCGCACTGACGGCCGCCACACTTAATCCGGCAACCGTGCATACGGTTTATGACAGCCCGGCAATTTTCCGTATTGGAAGCCGTGTGGTACACACCACCGGTCACGGCGAAGTTGACATGCGCGAGGCACTTAAATTTTCCGCCAACGTTTACTTTTTCAAGACCGCTCTGGCCTGCGGCCCGGATCCGATTATTCAGCAGGCGCTGGCGGTTGGACTCGGAAAAAAAACCGGAGTCGAAGTAGATTTTGAATCCAGCGGTGTCATACCGGATGAGAAATGGCAGAAAGACAACCGGGTCGGCTGGTCGGACGGCGACACCTGCAACCTTGCCATCGGGCAGGGATATGTGGCTGTCACGCCGATCCAAATGGCGATGGTTACAGCGACGATTGCGAACGGCGGTTATCTCTACCGTCCACGGCTGGTACAAGCTTATCGCGAGCCCGCTTCGGACTCCTATATTTCCAATCCCGGTCACCGCATTGGGAAAATGGACTGGTCGGAAACTGCCTTGCGTACAGTTCGGATCGGTATGCGCGATGTGATTATGGAACCGGATGGAACCGGTCGGCGCGCCGCAGTTGAAGGATTTGAATTTGCCGGGAAAACCGGAACCGCGGAATACGGTGTCAAAGGGGAGGGTGCAAAACACACCTGGATGATTGCTTTCGCACCGTACGATAATCCGCAGTACGCCGTGGCAATGCTCGTCGAAGACGGCGACTCCGGCGGTGCTACCGTCGGGCCGTGTATGAAAGTGCTCATGGAAGGTCTTTTCCTGAAAATGAAGCGGGAAGGGCGGGTGTCGTCATGACCGGACGTCTTTACCGCTTCGACTGGTTTATATTCAGTGCCATCACAGTACTGCTCGTACTCAGTTGTGTTTTTATCTATAGCGCGGATTATCGCAATGATCATGCCGTCGGCGGTTTGATGGGGCGCCAGATCGTCTGGGTTCTGGTCGGCTTGGGCTGTTACGCCGCCGCGGCCGCCTTTGACTACCGGAAACTGAACAGTCTGCACTGGTGGATTTATCTGGCGGGCGTTCTTTCACTGGTACTGGTTCTGTTTCTCGGAATGTCAGTCTATGGGGCGCATCGATGGTTCAGCTTCGGCAGTATGACGGTTCAACCTTCGGAATTTGCCAAGCTGGCCGTCATTTTTACATTGGCGGCCTGGCTCGGTGATCCGGCAACCGACGCAGAACGGTTTAAAACATTCCTGATGGCGTTTTTGCTGGCAGGCATCCCGTTTCTGCTGATCGCGGTGGAGCCGGATCTCGGCAGTGCAATGGTTATATTGCCGATTGTCCTATTGCTTCTTTTCTGTGCCGGGGTTCCTTTGCGTCCGCTGTTGACTCTGATTGGAGCGGGGGGCGTCGCACTGCTTATACTTGTTATCTGGCTGCTGTTCTTTCCGGACAGCTGTCCATTGCTCACGGACTATCAGAAAAGCCGCATTCTGGTTTACTTGAATGTAAATCAGGATCCGCTGGGCACCGGCTGGAACAAATTGCAGTCGCAAATTGCAGTCGGTTCCGGCGGGCTGTTTGGAAAAGGTTATTTAAAAGGAACTCAGAACATTCTCGGCTTTCTGCCGAGAACCGTTGCCCCGACCGATTTCATTTACTCGGTGGTGGCGGAAGAAACAGGATTTGCCGGCAGTTCATTGCTGCTGGTTTTGTATACGACGGTGGTGGTGCGCTGCATGCACACCGCGGTAATTGCCCGGGACACATTCGGGCGGTTGCTGTCGGCGGGAATCGGCGTACTTATTTTTTCACATGTTTTTGTAAATATCGCGATGACCATAGGCCTCATGCCGATTACCGGCGTGCCGCTTCCGCTAATGAGTTATGGCGGAACGTTCATGGTAAGTATCATGACGGCACTCGGATTGGTGCAGAGTGTTTACCTGCGGCGTCGCATTTAATTAAAGAAAGGAGCATTCATGCTCAGTATCAATGCAATTAAGGAAAAGCTGATGATCGGAGGACGTAAGAAAAAAGAAATCCTGATCAACATCGAGCCGCTCGAAACCCGTGTGGTTGTGCTGGACGAAGGCCGTCTCGACAACTTTCATATCGAACGGGCTGAAGAAAACCGGCTGGTCGGCAGCATTTTCAAAGGAAAAATTCAAAATCTGGAAGACGGGCTTCAAGCCGCCTTCGTGGATATCGGCATGCAAAAAAATGCCTTTATCCACTACTGGGATATGATTCCGGAAGATGCCGCACGGCTGGAAGAGCAGGAAGGAAACCGCAACAGCACCCGCCGCCGCCGGAAATTTTCTCCCGGCGAAATGTCCAAAAAATTTCCGATTGGATCGGAAATTGTCGTACAGGTCACCAAAGATGCGATCGGCACCAAAGGTCCGCGCGTTACCGCCAACCTTAGTGTTCCAGGCCGTTATCTGGTAATGATGCCTGGTACCGGTCTTAAGGGCATCTCTAAAAAAATCGGCGATGCCAAAGAACGCGTTCGGCTTAAGAAAATACTGGCGCGGCTCCCGATTCCAGAAACGATCGGCATCATTGTCCGTACAGCCGGTTCAGGCACACGGAAAACAAGCTTTGTTCGTGATGCCCGCACGCTGATTGAAATTTGGAAAGAGATCGACTTTGGCGTACGCGAAACACCGGCACCGTGCATCCTTTATCAGGAGCCCAATCTTGCTGAGCGTGTCGTGCGCGATTACCTCACCGAAGATATCGACCGCGTTTTTGTGGACGATCGCGACGCGTACGAAATGATCCGGAAAATGATCGCCAAATATTCCCGCCGGTCACGTAACTGGGTGCAACTCTACGGCGGCGAAGAACCCATCTTTGATTATTTTGATGTCGAAAAACAAATCGAGTCGGTATTCCGCCGAAAGGTTTGGCTTAAGTCCGGCGCATATCTGGTTTTTGACGAAACAGAAGCTCTTGTTGCCATTGACGTCAACACCGGGCGCCATAAAGGTGGAAAGAGCGCCGAAGAGTCCATTCTGTCCGTCAACACCGAAGCCGCCGAAGAAGTAGCTCGTCAGCTTCGTTTACGCAACGTCGGAGGACTGGTTGTCATCGACTTAATCGACATGAAGAGCAAACGTGATCAAAATTCAGTTTACAAGACTCTTAAGGATGCATTGCGTGAAGACCGCGCCCGCACCAACGTACTGCCAATCTCTCAACTCGG from Kiritimatiellaceae bacterium carries:
- the mrdA gene encoding penicillin-binding protein 2, with amino-acid sequence MRIRRTDRFFAPRIYLLLGGMLIAFLVLWVSLWRLQVAKVTQFESRQKIQSLRRVRLPGIRGKIYDRNGLCLADNRPVYSIALFLEDVRRAGSWSNTIDGAMEVIGTVAQVTGLTPAIDRNSIWKHIRLRLPLPLVLWSDIGPKTISRLAEMGHDIPGVDIYTQATRVYPYSPYTSHLLGYVGRADPDTMNEEESYSYYLPDMSGRSGLEKLFDPFLRGEAGGMLVQIDVSGYRHGELAHRAPTPGGDLRLTLDVEVQMLAHKALGEHRGAVVVLDPNNGDVLAMLSAPGFDANRFVPYISAADWQTLNGDKAKPLLNRAVAGVYPPGSTFKPLVALTAATLNPATVHTVYDSPAIFRIGSRVVHTTGHGEVDMREALKFSANVYFFKTALACGPDPIIQQALAVGLGKKTGVEVDFESSGVIPDEKWQKDNRVGWSDGDTCNLAIGQGYVAVTPIQMAMVTATIANGGYLYRPRLVQAYREPASDSYISNPGHRIGKMDWSETALRTVRIGMRDVIMEPDGTGRRAAVEGFEFAGKTGTAEYGVKGEGAKHTWMIAFAPYDNPQYAVAMLVEDGDSGGATVGPCMKVLMEGLFLKMKREGRVSS
- the rodA gene encoding rod shape-determining protein RodA, whose translation is MTGRLYRFDWFIFSAITVLLVLSCVFIYSADYRNDHAVGGLMGRQIVWVLVGLGCYAAAAAFDYRKLNSLHWWIYLAGVLSLVLVLFLGMSVYGAHRWFSFGSMTVQPSEFAKLAVIFTLAAWLGDPATDAERFKTFLMAFLLAGIPFLLIAVEPDLGSAMVILPIVLLLLFCAGVPLRPLLTLIGAGGVALLILVIWLLFFPDSCPLLTDYQKSRILVYLNVNQDPLGTGWNKLQSQIAVGSGGLFGKGYLKGTQNILGFLPRTVAPTDFIYSVVAEETGFAGSSLLLVLYTTVVVRCMHTAVIARDTFGRLLSAGIGVLIFSHVFVNIAMTIGLMPITGVPLPLMSYGGTFMVSIMTALGLVQSVYLRRRI
- a CDS encoding Rne/Rng family ribonuclease; its protein translation is MIGGRKKKEILINIEPLETRVVVLDEGRLDNFHIERAEENRLVGSIFKGKIQNLEDGLQAAFVDIGMQKNAFIHYWDMIPEDAARLEEQEGNRNSTRRRRKFSPGEMSKKFPIGSEIVVQVTKDAIGTKGPRVTANLSVPGRYLVMMPGTGLKGISKKIGDAKERVRLKKILARLPIPETIGIIVRTAGSGTRKTSFVRDARTLIEIWKEIDFGVRETPAPCILYQEPNLAERVVRDYLTEDIDRVFVDDRDAYEMIRKMIAKYSRRSRNWVQLYGGEEPIFDYFDVEKQIESVFRRKVWLKSGAYLVFDETEALVAIDVNTGRHKGGKSAEESILSVNTEAAEEVARQLRLRNVGGLVVIDLIDMKSKRDQNSVYKTLKDALREDRARTNVLPISQLGLLEMTRQRVEESVYTSTYVECDYCAGRGRVKSALTMSVALQRRLSAALRKDRKGTHSMKITVNPAVLDRLRREDEQTLIEMEKKFQGHLTFVSDPHLHMEAFTITNEQTHQVVYSSSESDK